GAATCGGTTAAACGTACCGTCATCTTAACGTCTGAAACCAAGTCAGACAGAGCATTTTTAACCTTATCCGTTAGGTCACTACGCGCTTTTTTCTCGTCCTCTGTTAAGGATTGCTCCTCTTCTTCAACCAGCTCCTTAATATCACCCTGCGTGATTGACTTCAATGACTTGCCATCAAACTCAGTTAAATGCGCCACTAACCACTCATCAATACGATCTGACAGCAATAAGACCTCAATACCCTTCTTTCGAAAAACTTCTAAATGAGGGCTACCTAATGCGGCCGAATGGTTATCGGCTACAATGTAATAAATCGCCTCCTGCGTTTCAGGCATCCTTGCAACATAATCATCCAGAGATGTGCGTTGAGGTTTAGCCGAATCATGTGTCGAAGAGAACCTTAATAATTTAGCCAGTTTTTCGCGGTTAGCATAGTCTTCGACAATCCCCTCTTTTAATACTTGTCCAAAGGCATCCCAGAATTCATCATACTCAGTAGTATCTTCAGATTTGGCTAACTTAGTCAACTGGTCAAGAACTCGTTTGACTGAGCCCGAGCGAATTTTATCGACTACCTGGTTACTTTGTAAGATTTCACGTGAGACATTTAAAGGTAAGTCGTTCGAGTCAATAACTCCTCGCACAAAGCGCAGATAAGCCGGCATCAGATGCTCTGCATCATCCATAATAAAGACACGTTTAACATAAAGTTTTAAACCGTATCGACGATCCCGATCGTACAAGTCGAATGGTGCTTTTTTAGGTAAATACAGTAAAGATGTATACTCTAAGGTACCCTCTACCTTGTTATGCATAACGGCTAAAGGCTTATCAAAGTCATGCGATAAGGTTTGGTAGAAGTTCGCATAGTCGTCATCGGTTAATTCAGACTTAGGTTGCGTCCAAATTGCGGTCGCTTTGTTAACCTGTTCCCACTCAACGGCTGAGCTTTCTTGCTCTTTCGAATCATCAGTATCAACGGTTTTACGCATTTGAATCGGGAAGTTAATGTGGTCAGAATAAGTTGTAATGATGTTCTTCAAACGATATTCGTTTAAAAATTCGTCCATACCCTCTTTTAAATGCAAAGTAATCTCAGTACCTTTTTTTGGCTTAGCTAAGTTTTCTAATGTAAATTCACCTTCGCCATTCGACTCCCACTGAACACCTTCTTCAACCGAGGAACCCGCTTTACGGGTATGTAATGTTACTTTATCGGCCACAATAAAAGCCGAATAAAAGCCAACCCCAAATTGGCCAATTAAGTGGCTATCTTTCGCTTGATCACCCGTTAGTTTTTCCAAAAACTTTTTCGTGCCGGAGTTGGCAATCGTACCGATGTTTTCAATCACTTCATCACGTGTCATACCGATTCCATTATCACGCAATGTAATGGTCTTGGCCTGTTCGTCAAATTCAACTTGTATCGCTAACTCAGATTCACCTTCACTTAATGCGTCATTCGAAACCGTCTCAAAACGCAATTTATCCATTGCATCCGAAGCATTTGAAATTAACTCTCTTAAAAAAATTTCTTTATTGCTATAAAGTGCATGAATCATTAACTTCAGAAGCTGCTTAACTTCTGTCTGAAACACATGGGTTTCTTTATTGGTGCTCATTTTTTGATGTCTCCTATTGATAACTACTGTATTTAATAACCCGCTTGTCATAGGGCCTAATTCGTAGTTTTTCAAGAGTTAAAACGCAAAAAAGCCCCAAAAAAGGGGCTCCAGATTAATCTAAATACTTTGATTCAGTTACTTAACTCTTAGAACAGTTCAATCTCTTCTTCCTGACTTTCTTGCTCGGCATGCATGCGTTGAGACATACGAGCTTTCATAATTTCAATCGCTTGAGCGGAAGGTATTTTTTGATCAAAAATCAGTTCAAATAGTTCCTCTTCTTCACGCATCGTCGTGCCTTTTCGCACTGAAAGCTTAAACTTCTCCCACTCCTGCTCATCTTGCACTCGCATTTCATGCGATACAATTTCAGCTAAACTCGATAAACCATGCGAAACATGTTCTAAACGCTGACTAAGCTTGTCGTAAAATTGAAAAGCGATGATCGCTTGCTGCATTTTTTGCGATAAATCTGAAGTTTGACTCAACAATAAAGAGTGTTGTTTGTGAAACAAGGCATTATCCGTTTCAACCGTTCCAATTTCAGCTGTAGCATATTGAATCTCTTCAATATGCTGAGACATGAAGCGAAACGAGTCAATCAGTGCATTAACAGAGTGGTCACCCTCGGTGATCGACAACTCTATCTGAGCAATAGATAAGTTAAGTATCAGAATTGTCTGTTGGACTTCTTTAGCGCCTAATACATAATTTGGCTCATTTAAGTCTGTCATAGGTTACCTTTAAGCCGCCGCATCAATTTGCGCTAATTTTTCAGCATTGGCCGTTTTATGATTTGAAACCGCACCAGCTACATCTAGAATTAAAGCGACTTTGCCATCACCTAGAATTGTTGCCCCTGCGATACCTTCTATTTTCATAAAGTTACTTTCTAAGCTTTTAATGACCACCTGCTGTTGCCCAAGTAAGTCATCTACAAAAATACCAGCTCGGCGACCACCCTCTTCTACTACGACCAATAGGCCTTCTGACAAGTCACTTTTGGCGTCATTCACACCAAAGCGATTATGCAGACGTATGACTGGGATATATTGATCTCTTAGTTTGTATAGTTCGGCTTGACCAGCGATACCTTTCACCAATGATTTATCTACCTGAATAGATTCAACAATAGAAACCAATGGGAATACATAGGTTTGACTACCGACAGACGCCAACTGTCCATCCAAAATCGCAAGTGTTAGAGGCAATCGAATCGTAAACACACTCCCCTCGCCTCGCTTAGTTTTAACCTCAACGGTGCCACCAAGTCCACGGATGTTTCTACGAACGACATCCATGCCAACGCCACGCCCCGACACATCACTGACAACATCCGCCGTTGAAAAACCAGGATGGAAAATAAGATCCACAATCTCATCGTGACTAAGGTTGATATCCGGATCAATCACACCCTTTTCAATTGCTTTTTGACGAACCTTGTCAACATTAATACCGGCACCATCATCCGTAATTTGAATCATGATATTGCCACCCTGATGAAAAGCAGCCATCTTAACCACCCCTTTCTCAGGTTTACCAGCTGCAATACGATCTTGTGGACCTTCAATACCGTGGTCAATTGAGTTTCGCACAATATGAACAAGTGGATCCGTTAACTGTTCAAGCATAGTTTTATCCAGCTCTGTCGACTCACCTTCCATAACCAGTTCAATCGTCTTACCAAGTTTTTGACTGACGTCGTGCACAATTCGAGGCATTCGGTTAAATGCAAAACTAACTGGCAGCATACGAATATTCATGACGCTTTCTTGTAGCTCACGAGTATGACGTTCAAGGTGAGTTAAGCCTTCTTTTAACTTATCAATCCATTCGGTACTATCCGGGTTTTGTTCGGCTTGATCGCCAAACTGACTTAACATAGATTGGGTAATAACCAGTTCCCCAACGAGGTTAACCATTTGATCTATTTTGCTAAGGTTGACGCGAATTGAACCATCTTGCTGCGGAGCGGGTCCTTTCTTTTGCACACTAGCTGGTTCTTTAGATGCGGCTCGGCTCACTTCTGGAAGTTTTTCAGCCGTTTCTGGAGCTTGAGATTGCTGTGTGACAGCTGATTCTGATAGAGACGTCTGTGAGCTAGGTGAGGATTCAGAGGTAATCGGTGCCTCGATAATCACTTCGGCACCATCGCCATCAATCCATTCAAACACTTCTTTAATATCTTCTAACTCAATTTCCATACCCGATAAAAGCAAAGTCCAACAGATGTGTAACTCTTCTGGATTGAAGTTTTCGATACCCGGTAAATTACTAGTATGAGCGGTTACCTCAAGGTTACCCAAAGTTTGAAGCTCGCGGAAAATACGAATTGGTTCATTACCAGTTTTCAATAAACCTTTTTCTGGTTTCAGCTGAATAACCCAGCTACTAGGCGCCTCACTTTTTACGGCAGCATCCGTAGCAGCCGCTTCAGGTACATTAATATTTGAAGCTGAACCACCCAATATAGCCTCAAGCCTAGCCTGCACTTCTGACGCGCGAACTTCGTCAATTTGATCGTGGTTTTGCAATCTAGTCAACATATCACGTAACACATCAACCGCGGCCAACATGGCATCTATCGACTCTTGCGTAACGTCACGCTTGTAATCGCGCATTTCATCCAACAAGGTTTCCAAAACATGCGTAAAACCGGCAATCTCAATAAAGCCAAAAGTCCCGCTACCCCCTTTTATAGAGTGAGCTGCACGAAAAATTTCATTGATTTTTTCTGAGTCTGGACGACCTGGTGGCAATTCGAGCAAACCGGTTTCCATGATTGCTAAGCCTTCAAAGCTTTCCTCTAAATATGTTTGTCGAAACGTTTCCATCATGTCCATGATTTTTTCCTCAGAAAACAATTACCATTCAACCAGGTTATGTCATAAACCTGACTCCAACAATTACGCCGGCTAAAACTACAATTTATGCAGACATTGTAGCTTATTAAAACAACTCAACATCACCTTCAACCGGTTTATGTTCAATGTTTTGAAAGTATCGACTCTCTTGATCAACCAACGATTGGTTATGCATCGCATTCAAGCGCCGAACTCGCACCCGTCCAGATAACGGATAATAAATAACTTTGCGTGGATACACATCACCAATATCTTGTGAAACTACTTTAAAGCCTTCGGTATAAATATAGTCAAACACAAACCCTATGTTATACCAACCAATATTGGTCATTGAACTCATTATGCGACCGCCACCAAAAATTTTAAACTCTAATCGGTTACGCATCGCACCTGAACTCAACAAGGCATTAATCATATTTTCCATCGCATAGTTACCATAGCGGTTAGCGTCTGAAAGCTCAATACCTCGCGCATTGTTTTTATCCACCGGCAACATAAAATGATTCATACCACCGATACCTGACACCGGATCGCGAACACATGCCGAAATACACGAGCCTAAAACCGTTTCAATTCGTTCTTCTTGACGTGTTACATAATATTCGCCAGGCAAAATTTTGATGGTAGGAATACCCTCAGCTGGATCAATACTTCTTTGCATAAAATTTATAACTTCTTAGAAGACTAAATATAGCCATAATACCGTTTGACTAAGATAAATTCCAGCAACTCGCCATCAGATCAACAACAAATATCATAAAATTCAAATTAAATACTCTGAATCAATTAATCCAATTTGTCGACTTTAAGAATCCTGAATTGGTAAATTTTGTCTAAGTAACCGATGTTGCTCGCGTCTTTTTTTGAAAAACCCAGATAACAGTGCTGAACACTCCGATGCCAATACACCGGATTTGATAGGAATTTGATGATTAAAAGCCGAGTAATTGACTAAATTTAAGACCGAACCAGCCGAACCTGTTTTAGGGTCGGACGCTCCAAAAACCAGACGCTTTAATCGCGCATGCACCATCGTTGTGGCACACATGGCACATGGCTCTAGAGTTACATATAATTCGCAATCTGGTAGCCGATAATTATTAAGCTTTTCACCCGCTTCTCTAAGTGCAACAATCTCAGCATGAGCGCTCGGATCGTGACAGGTGATTGATCGATTAAAACCGGTGGCGATTAACTCATCGTCTTTTACAACAATCGCGCCTACCGGCACCTCACCTAAGGCCTCAGCTTGTTCAGCTAAAGCGATGGCATGGCGCATCCAAAAAGCATCTCGCTCTTCAGCCACCAAGCCTGGTGGACAGTGTGACGGAACCAAGTCTTGCTTGAACGCCACTCTATTCCCATTCAATCGTCGCAGGTGGCTTACTTGATATATCGTAAGTCACACGTGAAATTCGCGGAATTTCATTAATAATACGGTTAGACACTTTTTCTAGAAAATCATATGGCAAATGCGCCCAACGAGCCGTCATAAAGTCAATCGTTTCAACAGCACGCAAACTAACCACATAATCGTAACGACGCGCATCACCGACTACACCGACCGACTTAACCGGCAAAAATACGGTAAAAGCTTGCGAAGTTTTGTCATACAAATCCGCTTTGCGAAGCTCTTCGATAAAGATATGGTCAGCCAAACGCAGAATATCGGCATACTCTTTTTTAACTTCGCCTAGAATACGCACACCTAAACCTGGACCTGGGAACGGATGACGATAAACCATGTCTACCGGTAAGCCTAACTCGACACCTATTTTCCGAACTTCATCTTTGAACAATTCGCGTAATGGTTCAAGTAAAGATAACGCCATATCTTCAGGCAAACCACCCACATTGTGATGTGATTTAATCACTTTTGCTTTACCGGTTTTAGAACCTGCTGATTCAATTACGTCTGGATAAATCGTGCCCTGAGCTAACCACTTAACATTGGTTAATTTAGACGACTCCTCATCAAATACTTCAATAAACGTGTATCCGATGATTTTTCGTTTTTTCTCTGGATCCGCTTCACCTTCAAGCTTGTCCATGAAACGTTTCTCGGCATTCACACGAATCACTTTGACCCCCATGTTTTGCGCAAACATAGCCATCACTTGATCGCCTTCTTGGTGACGCAATAAGCCGTGATCGACAAACACGCAAGTTAACTGGTCACCAATCGCCTTATGTAATAAGGCCGCCACCACGGAGGAATCAACCCCACCGGACAGACCTAGCAACACATCATCAGAACCAACTTGTTCACGAATACGTGCAATGCTATCTTCTACAATATTAGCGGTTGTCCAAAGCTTCTCACAGCCACAAATTTGGGTTACAAAACGCTCAAGAACTCTCAAACCTTGCTTTGTATGCGTGACTTCTGGGTGAAACTGAATACCATAGAAATGCTTAGATTCATCCGCCATCCCAGCAATTGGACAACTTTCGGTGCTCGCCATCAACTTAAAGCCAGATGGCATCACATCAACACGATCACCATGCGACATCCAAACATCCAATAACCCGTAACCTTCCGGCGTGACATGATCCTCAATATCACGTAGTAAATCAGTATGACCTCTCGCACGAACTTGGGCATAACCATATTCATGCTCATCCGCGTTGATCACTTTGCCGCCTAACTGAGCGGCCATGGTTTGCATGCCATAACAAATACCCAAAACCGGCACACCCAAATCAAACACCAGGCCTGGTGCTTTCGGTGCATCATCGCCCGTCACCGTTTCTGGACCTCCAGACAAGATAATCCCTTTCGCACCAAACGCCTGAATCACATCCAAGTCAACATCCCAAGGCTCGATTTCACAATAGACCCCAATTTCACGAATTCGACGTGCAATTAACTGGGTATACTGTGAACCAAAGTCTAGAATTAAAATACGATGATCGTGAATTGAATGCTGTGTCATAGGGTGTCCATATAAAAATAAAAGCAGAGCCAAGGCTCCGCTTAATGAAAAAAAGGATAACGAATTTTAAACTATATACGGTAGTTTGGGGCTTCTTTTGTAATCATTACATCATGCACGTGACTCTCAATCATGCCCGCATTCGTGACTCGTACAAAGGATGGTTTAGTGTTCATCTCCAAAATGTCCTTGCAACCGGTATACCCCATACTCGAACGAACGCCACCAATTAACTGATGAATAATCGGGGACAACGAACCTTTATACGGAACACGCCCTTCAATACCTTCTGGCACAAGCTTATCTTCCGCATTAGACGACTGAAAATAGCGATCGCTTGAACCTTGTTTCTGAGACATAGCACCCAAAGAACCCATACCACGATAAGCCTTGTAAGCTCGTCCTTGAAAGTACTCAACCTCACCCGGTGATTCTTCAGTACCGGCAAACATGCTGCCCAACATAATACAAGAAGCCCCTGCCACCAAGGCTTTGGATACATCACCTGAGAAACGAATACCGCCATCGGCAATTAGTGGCACACCGGTACCCTGTAAAGCTTTCGCAACATTTGAGATCGCTGAAATCTGCGGCACCCCCACACCAGCTACAATACGTGTTGTACAAATAGAACCCGGGCCAATGCCTACCTTAACGGCATCCGCTCCGGCTTTCACTAGGTCTAACGCCGCTTCAGCAGTTGCGATATTGCCACCAATTACATCAACTTCAGGATACATTTGCTTAATCCAAGAAACCCGATCTAGCACGCCCTGTGAATGACCATGAGCGGTATCTACCACAATCGCGTCTACACCGGCCTTAATCAAGGCTGCAACACGCTCCTCAGTCTCACCGCCGGTCCCAACTGCCGCACCAACTTGTAAACGACCATTAGAATCTTTACTGGCTAAAGGGTGTTCACTTGACTTTAAAATATCCGTAACGGTAATCATACCTTTCAAATCAAAATTATCATTAACCACCAAAACACGTTCAATACGATGGGTATGCAATAAATCCAATACGGCTGTGCGCTCAAATTTTTCTGGAACGGTAACTAATTTTTCTTTAGGGGTCATGACAGCGCTAATTGGTTTTTTATGGTCGGTCACAAAACGTAAATCACGTCCCGTTACCAAGCCCACCAATTTATCGCCATCCATAACAGGTACACTAGAAATATTATTGTCATCTGTAATTTTCACCACATCAGCGACCGTGGCCTGAATCTGCACCGTAATCGGATCTAAAATCACACCATGCTCATATTTCTTTACTTTATTAACTTCTGCCGCTTGCTCAGCAATAGTCATATTTTTATGAATAATGCCAATACCACCTTCTTGCGCTAAAGCAATCGCCAATCTCGCCTCGGTAACGGTATCCATCGCTGATGACACAAACGGAATATTTAAGCTAATATTCCGCGTCAACTTGGTCTTTAGCGAAACATCTTTAGGCAGTACCGTGGAGTGTGCAGGCACCAATAACACATCATCAAACGTCAACGCTTCTTGCAAAATTCTCACTTTAACTACCTCTCACAATTCTTTATAGGCTGATTAGATTTTTTATTGCCAGTTAGTAAAAACCAAATTAAAAAGATTTTCCTTTTACTTTTCAATGCACTAGCAAAAAAAAAGATGTCTCATTCGACAAAATGGCCCAAAATTTTAAAAATTTCCCCTATTATAAAGTTTGACAGCGACGGGGTAAACTTAATAACGTATACGTAAATACGAAAAACAGAAAAAATGTCTGTTCGTACTTTAGCTTTTTTTGTTCATCCTATACAATTAAAACTGTGATTAACACAATAAAAAATAAAAGCTCATCTAATCTGGAGGAATACATGAAAAAATTACTAGTTGGTGCAACGGTTCTAGCCACTCTAACCCTAGGTGCTTGCGCGCACAATCAGCATAGCGATAACTACTCAGCGTTAGTTGAGGAAGCAAAGGCTAAACAAGCCATCTCTGAAGAGAACCAAAATGTTTGGAAACAGAAAAAAATGAAAAAGCCTTATGTTGAGCATTATTTAGAGGAAGCTGAAAAAGCACGCCTTGAATCTGTTCGTTTAGCTAAAGAAGCCGTACGTTCAGCGGATGCACAAATCGCACAAACTAAAGAAGCGCAAGATCTAACTCCTGGTTGGTATCAAAGCAAATAAGCGAAATGCTTAATTTAGAAGCCGGCGCCAGCCGGCTTTTTTATACCCTAATTTCTTAAACCTTATTCAACTCTCACTTACCCTTAAGGTAATCTGCATCACTAAAGCTACTGACCCACTCTGGCTTCATCAGCACAAGACTGGCTATTATAAACCCATTTAAAAAAGCTTCGGGTGCAACAAGCATCGGTATAAAAATCAAGAAGTTATAACGCAACTCTTCATAACTATATACCTCTCCCCAATACATAACGCCTGCTGCGCTTAACATCGCCAAAAGCGAGCCTAAACCCGCCGCTAAAAATCCATTCAAAAAAACATAAACAAAAAAGTTTCGATCTAAGTATCGATAAGCTAGCTTATAAA
The Thiomicrospira pelophila DSM 1534 genome window above contains:
- the htpG gene encoding molecular chaperone HtpG, whose translation is MSTNKETHVFQTEVKQLLKLMIHALYSNKEIFLRELISNASDAMDKLRFETVSNDALSEGESELAIQVEFDEQAKTITLRDNGIGMTRDEVIENIGTIANSGTKKFLEKLTGDQAKDSHLIGQFGVGFYSAFIVADKVTLHTRKAGSSVEEGVQWESNGEGEFTLENLAKPKKGTEITLHLKEGMDEFLNEYRLKNIITTYSDHINFPIQMRKTVDTDDSKEQESSAVEWEQVNKATAIWTQPKSELTDDDYANFYQTLSHDFDKPLAVMHNKVEGTLEYTSLLYLPKKAPFDLYDRDRRYGLKLYVKRVFIMDDAEHLMPAYLRFVRGVIDSNDLPLNVSREILQSNQVVDKIRSGSVKRVLDQLTKLAKSEDTTEYDEFWDAFGQVLKEGIVEDYANREKLAKLLRFSSTHDSAKPQRTSLDDYVARMPETQEAIYYIVADNHSAALGSPHLEVFRKKGIEVLLLSDRIDEWLVAHLTEFDGKSLKSITQGDIKELVEEEEQSLTEDEKKARSDLTDKVKNALSDLVSDVKMTVRLTDSPACVVSEEGGVSNHMARLMEQMGQALPKTKPILELNPNHVLVKRLEAIEDDKQLKDWSMFLLEQAQVAEGDHLESPSEFIKRVNALLSVGL
- a CDS encoding chemotaxis protein CheA, which encodes MDMMETFRQTYLEESFEGLAIMETGLLELPPGRPDSEKINEIFRAAHSIKGGSGTFGFIEIAGFTHVLETLLDEMRDYKRDVTQESIDAMLAAVDVLRDMLTRLQNHDQIDEVRASEVQARLEAILGGSASNINVPEAAATDAAVKSEAPSSWVIQLKPEKGLLKTGNEPIRIFRELQTLGNLEVTAHTSNLPGIENFNPEELHICWTLLLSGMEIELEDIKEVFEWIDGDGAEVIIEAPITSESSPSSQTSLSESAVTQQSQAPETAEKLPEVSRAASKEPASVQKKGPAPQQDGSIRVNLSKIDQMVNLVGELVITQSMLSQFGDQAEQNPDSTEWIDKLKEGLTHLERHTRELQESVMNIRMLPVSFAFNRMPRIVHDVSQKLGKTIELVMEGESTELDKTMLEQLTDPLVHIVRNSIDHGIEGPQDRIAAGKPEKGVVKMAAFHQGGNIMIQITDDGAGINVDKVRQKAIEKGVIDPDINLSHDEIVDLIFHPGFSTADVVSDVSGRGVGMDVVRRNIRGLGGTVEVKTKRGEGSVFTIRLPLTLAILDGQLASVGSQTYVFPLVSIVESIQVDKSLVKGIAGQAELYKLRDQYIPVIRLHNRFGVNDAKSDLSEGLLVVVEEGGRRAGIFVDDLLGQQQVVIKSLESNFMKIEGIAGATILGDGKVALILDVAGAVSNHKTANAEKLAQIDAAA
- the cheD gene encoding chemoreceptor glutamine deamidase CheD, with translation MQRSIDPAEGIPTIKILPGEYYVTRQEERIETVLGSCISACVRDPVSGIGGMNHFMLPVDKNNARGIELSDANRYGNYAMENMINALLSSGAMRNRLEFKIFGGGRIMSSMTNIGWYNIGFVFDYIYTEGFKVVSQDIGDVYPRKVIYYPLSGRVRVRRLNAMHNQSLVDQESRYFQNIEHKPVEGDVELF
- the tadA gene encoding tRNA adenosine(34) deaminase TadA, with amino-acid sequence MAFKQDLVPSHCPPGLVAEERDAFWMRHAIALAEQAEALGEVPVGAIVVKDDELIATGFNRSITCHDPSAHAEIVALREAGEKLNNYRLPDCELYVTLEPCAMCATTMVHARLKRLVFGASDPKTGSAGSVLNLVNYSAFNHQIPIKSGVLASECSALLSGFFKKRREQHRLLRQNLPIQDS
- the guaA gene encoding glutamine-hydrolyzing GMP synthase — translated: MTQHSIHDHRILILDFGSQYTQLIARRIREIGVYCEIEPWDVDLDVIQAFGAKGIILSGGPETVTGDDAPKAPGLVFDLGVPVLGICYGMQTMAAQLGGKVINADEHEYGYAQVRARGHTDLLRDIEDHVTPEGYGLLDVWMSHGDRVDVMPSGFKLMASTESCPIAGMADESKHFYGIQFHPEVTHTKQGLRVLERFVTQICGCEKLWTTANIVEDSIARIREQVGSDDVLLGLSGGVDSSVVAALLHKAIGDQLTCVFVDHGLLRHQEGDQVMAMFAQNMGVKVIRVNAEKRFMDKLEGEADPEKKRKIIGYTFIEVFDEESSKLTNVKWLAQGTIYPDVIESAGSKTGKAKVIKSHHNVGGLPEDMALSLLEPLRELFKDEVRKIGVELGLPVDMVYRHPFPGPGLGVRILGEVKKEYADILRLADHIFIEELRKADLYDKTSQAFTVFLPVKSVGVVGDARRYDYVVSLRAVETIDFMTARWAHLPYDFLEKVSNRIINEIPRISRVTYDISSKPPATIEWE
- the guaB gene encoding IMP dehydrogenase, which gives rise to MRILQEALTFDDVLLVPAHSTVLPKDVSLKTKLTRNISLNIPFVSSAMDTVTEARLAIALAQEGGIGIIHKNMTIAEQAAEVNKVKKYEHGVILDPITVQIQATVADVVKITDDNNISSVPVMDGDKLVGLVTGRDLRFVTDHKKPISAVMTPKEKLVTVPEKFERTAVLDLLHTHRIERVLVVNDNFDLKGMITVTDILKSSEHPLASKDSNGRLQVGAAVGTGGETEERVAALIKAGVDAIVVDTAHGHSQGVLDRVSWIKQMYPEVDVIGGNIATAEAALDLVKAGADAVKVGIGPGSICTTRIVAGVGVPQISAISNVAKALQGTGVPLIADGGIRFSGDVSKALVAGASCIMLGSMFAGTEESPGEVEYFQGRAYKAYRGMGSLGAMSQKQGSSDRYFQSSNAEDKLVPEGIEGRVPYKGSLSPIIHQLIGGVRSSMGYTGCKDILEMNTKPSFVRVTNAGMIESHVHDVMITKEAPNYRI